A single genomic interval of Stieleria maiorica harbors:
- a CDS encoding RNA polymerase sigma factor, translating to MTKDAASATPLPNHTDETAPDRLDVQQWYRRIYAFCQARLICDSDSEDAAQETFVRAIIHLHRLRTRDAIGGWLRQIAHNVCVDMIRRQQVRRSAGIDVQSIPTENEADAPADRDQKEHLMRLIAALPEPQREVLLLHYYDNLTYDEIAAWLGVARSTVHDRLHRARMKLKAELTTTGDAP from the coding sequence TTGACAAAAGACGCCGCCTCGGCGACGCCGTTGCCGAATCATACCGACGAGACCGCACCCGACCGGTTGGATGTCCAACAATGGTACCGACGAATTTATGCGTTCTGTCAGGCGCGACTGATTTGCGACAGTGACAGCGAAGATGCGGCACAGGAGACGTTTGTTCGCGCGATCATCCATCTCCATCGACTTCGAACGCGTGACGCGATCGGCGGATGGCTGCGGCAAATTGCACACAATGTCTGCGTCGACATGATTCGCCGCCAACAGGTCCGTCGCAGTGCCGGAATTGATGTCCAATCAATCCCGACGGAAAACGAAGCGGACGCCCCGGCCGACCGCGACCAGAAGGAACATCTGATGCGACTGATCGCGGCACTCCCTGAACCCCAACGCGAGGTGCTGTTGTTGCACTACTACGACAATCTGACATACGACGAGATTGCAGCGTGGCTGGGCGTCGCCCGATCGACCGTGCACGATCGGCTACACCGCGCAAGGATGAAGCTAAAGGCGGAGTTGACGACAACGGGGGACGCCCCATGA
- a CDS encoding response regulator transcription factor, whose product MTEPTVVIVDDDQGSLHSLAFLVESMNLRVQTFDRPSEFLNQFDPSVPGCLVFDVRMPGMSGLELQTELSKWDYVPPIIFVSGHGDIPMSVRAIRAGAIDFLQKPVKDQVLLDRINEAIQIDKRARESLSHGDPLSEAVSRLTSREREVMDLLVQGRSLKQISIEFGISFQTVSKHRARVLEKLQVGNDVELVRLCLGCEKPSG is encoded by the coding sequence GTGACCGAACCGACCGTGGTGATTGTCGATGACGATCAGGGATCACTACATTCGTTGGCATTCTTAGTGGAATCCATGAACCTGCGGGTGCAGACCTTTGATCGGCCGTCGGAGTTTTTAAATCAGTTTGATCCGTCGGTTCCTGGATGTCTGGTTTTTGACGTCCGCATGCCCGGCATGAGTGGATTGGAATTGCAGACGGAATTGTCGAAGTGGGACTATGTTCCGCCGATCATCTTTGTATCGGGCCATGGCGATATTCCGATGAGCGTGCGCGCCATTCGGGCCGGTGCCATCGATTTTTTGCAGAAGCCGGTCAAGGATCAGGTGTTGTTGGACCGGATCAATGAAGCGATTCAGATCGACAAGCGTGCCCGCGAATCTTTGTCTCATGGCGACCCGTTGTCCGAGGCCGTGTCGCGGTTGACCAGTCGCGAACGCGAGGTCATGGATCTGTTGGTCCAGGGGCGATCACTGAAGCAGATTTCGATTGAATTCGGGATCTCATTCCAAACCGTTTCCAAACATCGCGCGCGTGTTTTGGAAAAGTTGCAGGTTGGCAATGACGTTGAACTCGTTCGACTGTGTCTAGGTTGCGAAAAGCCTTCTGGATGA
- a CDS encoding zf-HC2 domain-containing protein: MNDCNELQSTFSACLDGELSDHQSKRIQHHLTECEACRRRWESLSGLDLQLQSSLRLGQIDDAVAAINRAADQRAAEQQAAEQSGGENSIMAATDRRRNPWTWTVIWAATAASVLIGVVIIGKQTTRARKERIRVPVSGEAPIVATLMRATGSVQILKPGSTQWDTVKQTVGEPITKGSRVRTDASVLCELQTPDECKIRLNKAGEVILHDAAKIELVEGQAWFRAAEQCEINVNFAIHDEASSIAATMACPSGSEFQCRIEFASASCASPSLTNAPTQMTVGANGYDVSPGESISIDTKQNVKREPASHSVAKVWQLPLLAIGPPIDRELTAVINELLAPIGRTKARHLNETQIRRLGPEGAIPLLVYAATETAPDQLVLRQTAVSLAGDLADHRSTQWLEQLLVDPDPYLSAQAEKTLERIAGEGR, from the coding sequence ATGAACGACTGTAACGAACTTCAATCCACCTTCAGCGCTTGCTTGGATGGCGAACTCTCGGACCATCAATCGAAACGCATCCAACATCATCTCACCGAATGCGAAGCGTGCCGCCGCCGGTGGGAGTCACTGTCCGGATTGGACCTGCAACTGCAATCATCGCTCCGCCTGGGGCAGATTGATGATGCCGTCGCGGCGATCAACCGTGCCGCAGACCAACGGGCTGCCGAGCAACAGGCTGCCGAGCAATCTGGCGGCGAGAATTCGATCATGGCGGCAACGGACCGACGCCGAAATCCGTGGACATGGACGGTCATCTGGGCCGCGACCGCGGCCAGTGTGCTGATCGGTGTGGTTATCATCGGCAAGCAAACCACTCGGGCTCGGAAAGAGAGGATCCGCGTTCCGGTCAGCGGCGAAGCTCCGATCGTCGCAACCTTGATGCGTGCGACCGGGTCGGTGCAGATCCTAAAGCCGGGCAGCACACAATGGGACACCGTCAAACAAACCGTCGGCGAGCCGATCACGAAAGGATCGCGAGTGCGAACCGATGCGTCCGTTCTGTGTGAATTGCAAACCCCCGACGAGTGTAAGATCCGTTTGAATAAGGCAGGCGAAGTCATCTTGCATGACGCCGCCAAAATCGAATTGGTCGAGGGGCAGGCATGGTTTCGAGCAGCCGAGCAATGCGAAATCAATGTCAACTTCGCGATTCACGATGAAGCATCCTCGATCGCGGCAACGATGGCGTGCCCGAGCGGATCGGAGTTTCAATGTCGCATCGAGTTCGCAAGCGCCTCCTGTGCCTCCCCTTCGCTAACGAACGCGCCGACACAGATGACCGTCGGTGCCAACGGATACGACGTCAGCCCGGGAGAATCGATTTCCATAGACACGAAGCAAAATGTTAAACGAGAGCCGGCGTCGCATTCGGTTGCCAAAGTTTGGCAGCTGCCGCTACTCGCGATCGGTCCTCCGATCGATCGTGAACTGACGGCTGTCATCAATGAGTTGCTGGCGCCGATCGGACGCACCAAAGCCAGACACTTGAACGAAACTCAGATTCGTCGCTTAGGGCCGGAAGGTGCCATTCCGTTGTTGGTCTACGCAGCGACCGAAACGGCACCGGATCAGTTGGTCTTGCGCCAAACCGCCGTCTCGCTGGCGGGTGATCTGGCCGACCATCGATCCACCCAATGGCTGGAGCAGTTGCTGGTCGATCCTGATCCGTATTTATCCGCCCAGGCGGAGAAGACGCTTGAAAGGATTGCCGGCGAGGGTCGCTGA